The Triplophysa rosa linkage group LG15, Trosa_1v2, whole genome shotgun sequence genome has a segment encoding these proteins:
- the si:ch211-278j3.3 gene encoding E3 ubiquitin-protein ligase RNF19A isoform X2, producing the protein MKRPKQQSQSLSFLNFFSRKPKSDPKIEKPSGTLNKDEVAITLTPNEHEHVEKDQARSERGIGGEAGGDRGDLGKVEEAGVGDGGQGAECGSSGSMGVLSLSSSSQEQLLEHLVECPLCLLSQPRGHFPRLSSCQHRACTDCLRQYLRIEISESRVGIACPQCPETLALPDVRAILDDGALLERFEEFQLRRFLAADPDTRWCPAPDCSYAVIANGCAECPKLSCGREGCDTEFCYHCRQLWHPDQTCDQARRQRARHTLGANDISTLYVFNEEPGDAEEIKPCPRCGAYIMKTNDGSCNRMNCTVCACQFCWLCMQEITDVHYLSPSGCTFWGKKPWSQTRKVLWQVGMLLGAPVVISLIAGIAIPVIIVGIPIYMGRKVHGRCKKNNISGSKHYLTVASGVMMSVFVSPVIAAITVGVGVPLMLTYVYGVVPMSLCRNGWCRPQNEPPEVRNIQLEDLANFSDHWTGQPNPALTEGRIQEVSVNIEEVLPIPSTSMIQSGEKDSVEPPNDRHINNTEQDVQSDEVDVVDECAYTSTQTFALREGTNIEVRVEIEAQPRGGRKPSLSSILSSKSLSSESLGQPCEPLCASQQTGSADPLPDPETDSV; encoded by the exons ATGAAGAGACCCAAGCAGCAGTCGCAGTCTCTCAGTTTTCTCAACTTCTTCAGCCGCAAGCCCAAATCTGACCCCAAGATTGAGAAGCCATCTGGTACTTTAAACAAGGACGAGGTGGCCATCACTCTTACACCCAATGAGCATGAGCATGTGGAAAAA GACCAGGCTCGCAGTGAAAGGGGCATTGGTGGAGAGGCCGGTGGGGATAGAGGAGATCTTGGGAAGGTTGAAGAAGCCGGAGTAGGAGATGGCGGGCAAGGTGCTGAGTGTGGGAGCAGTGGTTCAATGGGGGTACTGTCCTTATCCTCCTCAAGTCAAGAACAGCTACTCGAGCACCTGGTCGAGTGCCCGCTCTGCCTGCTCAGTCAACCTCGCGGCCACTTCCCTCGTCTGTCCTCCTGCCAGCACCGAGCCTGCACCGATTGCTTACGGCAGTACCTACGCATCGAGATCTCAGAGAGCCGCGTGGGCATCGCCTGCCCGCAGTGCCCTGAAACTCTGGCGCTGCCTGACGTCCGTGCCATCCTGGATGACGGTGCTTTGCTGGAGCGTTTCGAAGAGTTCCAGCTGCGCCGCTTTCTGGCAGCTGACCCAGACACGCGCTGGTGCCCGGCACCAGACTGCAG CTATGCTGTGATAGCCAACGGCTGTGCCGAATGCCCCAAGCTAAGCTGTGGTCGGGAAGGTTGTGATACCGAGTTCTGCTACCACTGCCGGCAACTGTGGCATCCAGACCAAACTTGTGACCAAGCCAGACGTCAGCGTGCCCGGCACACGTTAGGGGCCAATGATATTTCCACACTTTACGTATTCAACGAGGAACCAGGAG ATGCAGAGGAGATCAAGCCCTGTCCCCGCTGTGGTGCCTATATCATGAAGACTAATGATGGCAGCTGCAATAGGATGAATTGTACAGTGTGTGCCTGTCAGTTCTGTTGGCTATGTATGCAGGAGATCACGGACGTGCACTACCTCAG TCCCTCAGGCTGCACTTTCTGGGGAAAGAAGCCGTGGTCGCAGACCCGAAAGGTTTTGTGGCAGGTCGGCATGCTGCTTGGGGCTCCGGTGGTGATCTCACTAATAGCAGGCATTGCAATACCGGTCATCATTGTGGGCATCCCGATATATATGGGTCGCAAG GTCCACGGTCGatgtaagaaaaacaatatcTCAGGAAGTAAGCATTACTTGACAGTGGCCAGTGGGGTCATGATGTCTGTGTTCGTGTCTCCAGTCATAGCAGCCATTACTGTAG ggGTGGGAGTGCCTCTTATGTTGACGTATGTCTACGGGGTAGTGCCCATGTCTTTGTGCCGGAATGGCTGGTGCAGACCACAAAATGAACCCCCAGAAGTACGGAATATACAGCTGGAAGATCTTGCCAATT TCAGTGACCATTGGACCGGCCAGCCCAATCCAGCTCTAACCGAAGGAAGGATACAGGAAGTGAGTGTAAACATTGAGGAAGTGCTGCCGATTCCCAGCACCAGTATGATCCAGTCAGGAGAAAAGGACTCTGTTGAACCACCCAATGACAGACATATTAACAACACTGAGCAGGACGTCCAGTCAGATGAAGTGGATGTAGTAGACGAATGTGCTTACACGAGCACACAGACGTTTGCTCTGAG GGAAGGGACCAATATCGAGGTCCGTGTGGAGATTGAGGCTCAGCCACGAGGAGGGCGGAAGCCAAGTCTCAGCAGTATTCTGTCTAGCAAGAGCCTGTCTTCAGAATCACTAGGCCAGCCCTGTGAACCTCTATGTGCCTCTCAACAGACAGGGAGCGCAGACCCCTTGCCAGACCCTGAGACGGACAGTGTCTGA
- the znf513a gene encoding zinc finger protein 513a, translating to MPRRKQQNPQPVKLDSEDGLGTERPASLTFESDFLLGQELEFSDPDNDSKIIGLEKFSADISLPAFPLGDDESSPFSRLSMESDADDLRTAESEHEEGVSESSFPSYLSCRGCGQLLEDPLGPGMDLVGPYCMRCCKGSLNGVADRKLCLPAGYGGNESAGVDDGSMKLHSCTLCGFSSRYMNHVKRHMKTHNGEKPFCCPLCSYASAQLVNLQRHLRIHTGEKPYKCNHCTFACSSLGNLKRHQRMHTAVSQSVRHPTSSNGLHRTATLLKEKEVVPSPTEDAVQSDPRPHKARDGSYMQTFDDLRLAQQSSAGLLQSGQGASEPAPLPPIFFSFTCRLCGMALDDEDGSSAQICAKCTLEMLTKDTPGCPAERGDKVYTCAACPFLTHYPNHLARHMKTHSGEKPYKCPQCDYASAHFDNLKRHHRVHTGEKPYKCHLCEYACGNLANLKRHQRVHSGAKPFQCDICNYNCNQSMNLKRHMLRHTGEKPHKCQECGYTTGHWDNYKRHQKKHGLVAEGWDKVQMRGNEEEDEV from the exons ATGCCAAGAAGAAAACAGCAGAATCCACAACCTGTGAAAT TGGATTCTGAAGATGGTTTAGGGACTGAACGTCCAGCAAGTCTTACCTTTGAGAGCGACTTTCTCCTGGGACAAGAACTTGAGTTCTCCGATCCTGACAATGACAGCAAGATCATAGGCCTTGAAAAGTTCTCAG CTGACATCAGCCTGCCTGCCTTCCCCCTGGGAGACGACGAGAGCTCCCCCTTCAGCCGCCTCAGTATGGAGAGCGACGCCGATGACCTGCGCACAGCTGAAAGCGAGCACGAAGAGGGCGTTTCTGAGTCTAGCTTCCCCTCTTACCTCTCTTGCCGGGGCTGTGGTCAGCTCCTGGAAGACCCTCTGGGACCCGGCATGGACCTGGTGGGGCCCTACTGCATGCGCTGCTGCAAAGGGAGCCTGAACGGCGTGGCGGACAGAAAGCTCTGCTTACCAGCGGGGTACGGAGGGAACGAGAGTGCTGGTGTCGATGACGGTTCCATGAAGCTCCATTCTTGTACACTTTGTGGTTTTTCATCACGTTATATGAACCATGTTAAGCGGCACATGAAAACGCACAACGGCGAAAAGCCATTTTGCTGTCCGCTCTGCTCATACGCGTCAGCACAGCTGGTGAACCTGCAAAGGCATTTGCGCATACACACGGGGGAAAAACCCTATAAGTGCAACCATTGCACGTTTGCGTGCAGTTCCTTAGGGAACCTGAAGAGGCACCAACGCATGCATACAGCGGTAAGCCAGAGCGTCCGTCATCCGACAAGCAGCAACGGTTTACACCGTACCGCAacacttttaaaagaaaaagaagtgGTTCCCAGCCCCACCGAAG ATGCAGTTCAGTCTGACCCACGTCCCCACAAGGCGAGGGATGGAAGCTACATGCAGACTTTTGATGACCTCAGGTTGGCGCAGCAGTCATCCGCAGGGTTGTTGCAGTCAGGTCAGGGTGCTTCCGAACCTGCTCCCCTACCCCCCATCTTCTTTTCCTTCACCTGCCGGCTGTGTGGCATGGCTCTGGATGATGAGGACGGATCCTCAGCTCAAATCTGTGCCAAGTGCACGTTAGAGATGCTGACTAAGGACACACCTGGCTGCCCCGCCGAGCGAGGGGACAAGGTCTACACCTGCGCCGCCTGCCCCTTCCTCACCCACTACCCCAACCATCTGGCCCGCCACATGAAGACCCACAGCGGCGAGAAGCCATACAAGTGCCCGCAGTGCGACTACGCATCCGCACACTTCGACAACCTAAAGCGCCACCATCGGGTACACACTGGCGAGAAACCCTACAAATGCCACCTGTGCGAATATGCCTGCGGGAACCTGGCTAACCTGAAAAGACACCAGCGGGTGCATTCCGGCGCCAAACCCTTTCAGTGCGACATCTGCAACTACAACTGCAACCAGAGCATGAACCTGAAGCGGCACATGTTGCGCCACACGGGCGAAAAGCCGCATAAGTGCCAAGAGTGTGGCTACACCACCGGCCACTGGGACAATTACAAACGACACCAGAAGAAGCACGGCCTCGTCGCCGAGGGGTGGGATAAAGTACAGATGCGTGGGAATGAGGAAGAGGATGAGGTGTAG
- the si:ch211-278j3.3 gene encoding E3 ubiquitin-protein ligase RNF19A isoform X1: MKRPKQQSQSLSFLNFFSRKPKSDPKIEKPSGTLNKDEVAITLTPNEHEHVEKDQARSERGIGGEAGGDRGDLGKVEEAGVGDGGQGAECGSSGSMGVLSLSSSSQEQLLEHLVECPLCLLSQPRGHFPRLSSCQHRACTDCLRQYLRIEISESRVGIACPQCPETLALPDVRAILDDGALLERFEEFQLRRFLAADPDTRWCPAPDCSYAVIANGCAECPKLSCGREGCDTEFCYHCRQLWHPDQTCDQARRQRARHTLGANDISTLYVFNEEPGDAEEIKPCPRCGAYIMKTNDGSCNRMNCTVCACQFCWLCMQEITDVHYLSPSGCTFWGKKPWSQTRKVLWQVGMLLGAPVVISLIAGIAIPVIIVGIPIYMGRKVHGRCKKNNISGSKHYLTVASGVMMSVFVSPVIAAITVGVGVPLMLTYVYGVVPMSLCRNGWCRPQNEPPEVRNIQLEDLANYLLFSHVVSDHWTGQPNPALTEGRIQEVSVNIEEVLPIPSTSMIQSGEKDSVEPPNDRHINNTEQDVQSDEVDVVDECAYTSTQTFALREGTNIEVRVEIEAQPRGGRKPSLSSILSSKSLSSESLGQPCEPLCASQQTGSADPLPDPETDSV; encoded by the exons ATGAAGAGACCCAAGCAGCAGTCGCAGTCTCTCAGTTTTCTCAACTTCTTCAGCCGCAAGCCCAAATCTGACCCCAAGATTGAGAAGCCATCTGGTACTTTAAACAAGGACGAGGTGGCCATCACTCTTACACCCAATGAGCATGAGCATGTGGAAAAA GACCAGGCTCGCAGTGAAAGGGGCATTGGTGGAGAGGCCGGTGGGGATAGAGGAGATCTTGGGAAGGTTGAAGAAGCCGGAGTAGGAGATGGCGGGCAAGGTGCTGAGTGTGGGAGCAGTGGTTCAATGGGGGTACTGTCCTTATCCTCCTCAAGTCAAGAACAGCTACTCGAGCACCTGGTCGAGTGCCCGCTCTGCCTGCTCAGTCAACCTCGCGGCCACTTCCCTCGTCTGTCCTCCTGCCAGCACCGAGCCTGCACCGATTGCTTACGGCAGTACCTACGCATCGAGATCTCAGAGAGCCGCGTGGGCATCGCCTGCCCGCAGTGCCCTGAAACTCTGGCGCTGCCTGACGTCCGTGCCATCCTGGATGACGGTGCTTTGCTGGAGCGTTTCGAAGAGTTCCAGCTGCGCCGCTTTCTGGCAGCTGACCCAGACACGCGCTGGTGCCCGGCACCAGACTGCAG CTATGCTGTGATAGCCAACGGCTGTGCCGAATGCCCCAAGCTAAGCTGTGGTCGGGAAGGTTGTGATACCGAGTTCTGCTACCACTGCCGGCAACTGTGGCATCCAGACCAAACTTGTGACCAAGCCAGACGTCAGCGTGCCCGGCACACGTTAGGGGCCAATGATATTTCCACACTTTACGTATTCAACGAGGAACCAGGAG ATGCAGAGGAGATCAAGCCCTGTCCCCGCTGTGGTGCCTATATCATGAAGACTAATGATGGCAGCTGCAATAGGATGAATTGTACAGTGTGTGCCTGTCAGTTCTGTTGGCTATGTATGCAGGAGATCACGGACGTGCACTACCTCAG TCCCTCAGGCTGCACTTTCTGGGGAAAGAAGCCGTGGTCGCAGACCCGAAAGGTTTTGTGGCAGGTCGGCATGCTGCTTGGGGCTCCGGTGGTGATCTCACTAATAGCAGGCATTGCAATACCGGTCATCATTGTGGGCATCCCGATATATATGGGTCGCAAG GTCCACGGTCGatgtaagaaaaacaatatcTCAGGAAGTAAGCATTACTTGACAGTGGCCAGTGGGGTCATGATGTCTGTGTTCGTGTCTCCAGTCATAGCAGCCATTACTGTAG ggGTGGGAGTGCCTCTTATGTTGACGTATGTCTACGGGGTAGTGCCCATGTCTTTGTGCCGGAATGGCTGGTGCAGACCACAAAATGAACCCCCAGAAGTACGGAATATACAGCTGGAAGATCTTGCCAATT ATCTTCTATTTTCTCATGTAGTCAGTGACCATTGGACCGGCCAGCCCAATCCAGCTCTAACCGAAGGAAGGATACAGGAAGTGAGTGTAAACATTGAGGAAGTGCTGCCGATTCCCAGCACCAGTATGATCCAGTCAGGAGAAAAGGACTCTGTTGAACCACCCAATGACAGACATATTAACAACACTGAGCAGGACGTCCAGTCAGATGAAGTGGATGTAGTAGACGAATGTGCTTACACGAGCACACAGACGTTTGCTCTGAG GGAAGGGACCAATATCGAGGTCCGTGTGGAGATTGAGGCTCAGCCACGAGGAGGGCGGAAGCCAAGTCTCAGCAGTATTCTGTCTAGCAAGAGCCTGTCTTCAGAATCACTAGGCCAGCCCTGTGAACCTCTATGTGCCTCTCAACAGACAGGGAGCGCAGACCCCTTGCCAGACCCTGAGACGGACAGTGTCTGA